The Arachis ipaensis cultivar K30076 chromosome B03, Araip1.1, whole genome shotgun sequence region CCGAATTCTGCGAAACTTTCCTGCATCAAAGGGAGGAGGTTCTCTGCGGTTCCAAGGTACATTCCCGTGAAAGAAAACACCACAGTTTTATTACCAAGTCGAGAAGCTGAATTGGAAACTCCAAGAACTGCATGAAGAAAGAGTTCTGCAGGAAGCTTTGGAGCAACAGTTTGCCACTTGGTGAAAATCTCAGAACCACCATCATCAAGATTCCTTGAAACCTCAAAGATGGTAACTGTTGATGGAACTTGGACAAGCTTGATCTTCCATGCTGTGATGACACCAAAGCTTGAACCTCCTCCACCTCTTATGGCCCAAAACAGATCTTCCCCCATTGCTCTTCTGTTCAGTATCGTCCCATTAACATTGATTATCTGCGCATCGATCACATTATCAGCTGCTAGGCCATATTTCCTGAAGATGGTGCCAAATCCACCTCCACTCAAGTGTCCTCCAATGCCAATTGTAGCGCAACTCCCAGCAGGGAAGCCATGGACCTTGCTTCTATTCGCAATTGCATAGTAGAGTTCTCCCAGAGTAGCACCTGATTGAACCCACGCTGTTTCGTCTTCCATGTTAATGGTTATGGACCTGAGGTTGAAAAGGTCAATGATGATGAATGGAACATTAGAGACATAAGAGAGGCCTTCATAGTCATGGCCACCGCTTCGAACTCTGACTTGGAGGTTGCTGTGTTTGGAACATCGCAGTGCTAGTTGGATGTGGAAAAGGTTGTGTGGAGTGACAATGAAGTTTGGTTTTGGGACTGAAGTGGCCAAGAATCTTGAGTTTCTTATAGAAGCATCCAAGATAGGTTCATAAGAAGAACTGGTTTTGGTGAAGACTATTCCTGAACTTGTGTTGCTGTTAACTCCTAGACCGGACTGAAAACATTGAAGGAAACTTTCATGGCTAGCCGAACCTGATGATGATGCAGAGAAAATTGAGATGAAAATTATGGCAGATAGGAGAACTAAGTTTACAACTGATCTAGTCATTTTGGTTTTCCTTCCTACCTTACCAATGCATTGCAACTCTCCTATTTATATAACCGTAATGCTACGgagacaataaaaaattaattacgtTTAGGTGAATAATGAGAGATACTAATAAAGAGTTGCATTTCAGATTCCCTAACAAACATTatatctaattaatttaaaatttgtttacgTTATTTAAAAAAATGACGTTTTTCTACGTTTTTATGAAcacaaatttatcttatttaatatttattaattttagcgataattaataaatattaaataaaaccaATTTAGGTTCTTTTGTTATATGGCAACTCATGGACTGTTCATTTAAGGTTTACTAaagaaatcaaataatcatggtGATCATTTGGACTAAAGAGTTGTGTTggaaaattattattattgacGTCAAATTCCCTCAACAAAATAGTTCCAGATCCTCTGAATAATAGGAAAGAAAATCCGTAGCATTAACTTCTTCTGCCCAACCCTATTTTTCTTGTCTTCTTATTCCTATATCAGTTGAGCTTGCCTTTTTAATTTCATCGGTTCATTGCATCCCGCCAAACTATAAACTTTTGAATGGTCATCGAATATTAATTAAATGGATGTAATCACAATTATTAACAGAAATGACTGCTTAAAATATGATTTGTTACGgacttaaatatttatttaaaattaataataccGTATTTATTAGGATCATAAAATACGTGGCGCTCTAAGATTAAGATTACCTAACAATATTTGGTCAACGAAAGTGGTAAAGTCTAATGAGAACATGTTTCGTAGGAAGTGGCATACGACACTTTTGAGTTTAACCAATAATCGGGTTAACTTGGGAAGGTAAAGTGCCTTATTTCCACCATCTCTGcttaataaaattctaattaagaATTGAGAATAGTCAATATTGAAGTCCTAATAAGGTTTCTGTTCCAGAACAACTTGGTTATGTGGTGATTAGTGATTTGTTGCTTCTCCCTGTAAAGGTCCCGAAATGTGTCATTGTGGCTTGCACAATCCTATGTATAATTTGATCCAATAATCTTTCGTTTTCGTGGTTTTGTAGATTTGCGATTAGCCATTGACTCATTTTTGGACAGGCCCGTAATTAACAAATTAAAGTTCTAAATGTAAATGTAAAAGGCCGCATTATATatcattagtttattaattatatattcaTAAAGAAAATGGAATCAAATTTGAATACATCAACTCGCAAGATTGGAATTCTTTAATTAGATATGTTTGAAAATAAACCCGAGTAAGCACCTACACAGGACTGTGTGTATAAGCATAACTATAGAAGAGCCAAGACGATTAGTCGTCAAAGTGTGGATTTAGCTTTGTAAACGCTATAAATTATGAAAGTCAACATAATTGTGCATCCAAAAATGAGTAGGGGCCACCAAAACGTATATTGTCATTAAaaatttgttattgttttttaattcaattttaaaacaacaaaataaaaattaacctcGAATTGGCTTACattattgaaaataaatattcaaaatataTAAAGATAAATTAGtctcttaaaaaaatttaaatgtctcatattttaaaaattaaaaaactttttttatttttaattaattaataacttatttatttttaaaataaaaaattaaagacttATTTGTCATTTACTCATATTTTTTATAGAAATCACAGATTTGGTTTTCAGTTGCGGAGTTAAAgttatttatttgaaaaagagatAATAAAACCAATAGAAAACGTAGCACATTAATTTTcagaagatagaaaacaaattaTATGTTAGCTATGATCATCAATGTAAGTACGTAACCTTCATGCACATACATATCCAACGTAACTTTCTCGATGCTCATCACTAGCCTCTGTCCTCAGATCTCATCTGATTCTTCACTCACcatgaaaatgaaagaaaattatTACTCAGACATTCTCATCATCATCCTGTGTACCTTCCAATCCACATCGATCATTTACTTAGTGCTACCTTACATCTGGATATGGTCAAAACCTGCCGGCCCAAACAACCTAATTTAAAATGGGTATAATAATAACTatgttaattaaaataataaaattttgtacttaatattaacttttttttattactatCTATTGTATTAATAGATAATTATGTAATTCTAAAGTTGTCATATTATCAAAAGATTAGGTTGATTTATTGGTTAACTCACTAGTTTGGTTAAACAAATGTCAAAAGTTCAAGTCTCACTTTTTTTCTgtatgcagcaactcattggtcAATAACAATTAACAAACTCATAAACAAAACTCCAATCTATAACAGATTAATTCTTAATTACTGAGTTGGGAGAAAGATAGTCTAAATTTTTATTTGGAGCTCATATAATGATATaacttaaataatttatttatagtaAAAGAACTCCTTGCAATAATTAATCATTTTAAGGCCGCAACTTTCGGGAGTTATATCTATACacagataaaaaatattttttatcctcATTCGGCCTTTCTACAATTTCTTTTTCAACAACAATAGcactaataataacaataatatattACCGAATTACAATACATATACATAGTTGATACACATGCACAAAAACATTAACTTAACAAATTAAAGCAGctaattactttttattacatCCTATATTCCTATAAAGATTTTTCTATCCTATTTGCGTCCCAGAGGCAAAAGAGAAGGTATACTTTGTTCGTTTCTAAAGAAGTTAAGAGGATCAACCTTGGTCTTCACATGTACCAATCTATTGAAATTATTCTTGAAATACTTAAGACCCCAAACGCTAGCTTTCTTATAACTTGTGTAGCCATTTTTGTTATTGACCCCAATGTCAAGGTCTCTATAATTGACATATGCAGCTCTAGGGGACTTTGACACAAAAGGTTCCATGTAACTATAAACCCTTCTAATCCAATTCATATGCCTTTCTGCCACGTCATCCCCCTCCTCCATCCAATACACTATATGCTGAATCTTACATATGTTCCCAGCTCTATGTGGGAACGGAATCTCAGATTCTGGAATCTCATCCATTCTTCCCCCGTAAGGATTGAATATCATGAGTGCATATTTTGCCTCATCTTCATAAAACAGAGGCCACAAACCTTCTAGACCTGACTCAGGAATTGGAACCGTCACATAATCTGATTTTCCTTTGAAATAAAACACAGAAGATTGAGTTCTGTTCAGCAACACTTGAGGGGATTCATTGCTTGAGAAACCACCCAGGTAAAGCACTGATTGGATCCAACTCATCTCAGAGCAATCTTGTTTAAGCAAACCCAATTCAGGGAAGCGTTCTTGCACCAGTGGAATGAGTTCATCCACAGTTCCAAGAAACATGGATTCAAATGTGGCTTGTACTGTTAAACTCCCTTGTTTATTACTTGATGATGATGAGTTCAGTCTCTGCAAGATGATCCTGATGGTTAGGTTGTCGTCTAGTTTATTTGCCACAAGGTGCCACTTATGAACAAGCTCCGTTGCGTTTTGTTCTAGAGTCCTTGCAACTCTGAACACTGTTACAGTTGATGGAACCGTAACTAGCTTTATCTTCCATGAAATTATTACTCCAAAGCTTGCTCCACCGCCACCTCTAATGGCCCAAAAGAGATCCTCACCTGCGTTTGTTAaatatttgtattatttttttatataaaataattttccaCGTATATCTAAGGTCACATCATAGTTAAATAGTTATTCAAAAAGAATAGATATAAAGAAAAGTTTAGAAaccagcaactttattaaatttggGCCAACATATAACcattaaaagaaaagtgagtaatctcacaccattggataaaatctcacaccattaaaaacatcattgataGCTTAGCTACTTGATGGCTACAAATAACAAAAGTTGCTAACCCCTTACACTCCTCCAGATATAATTGTATGATTaggtaaaatataaaaaatactaaaataccatcagaatttattaatttttactaTCATTTAACTATTATCtcaatttttttagtctaatttCTTTAATCTAATAATCCAACAGCAtactttatcttatatttttaaaCACTGAtagcaaaaaacaataaatttcaataacctttaacattttttttaaaatattttatactttccatacatcaaaattaaacttataAAATACaacattttttttatcttctctcAACTATCACTTAAGTTTTAATATCAAAAGTGAAAAATAAGAGATGTGTATATAAAACTAGTGTTTGTAATATTTTGACAATTTCATAAAAGATAGAATATATTATataaaagtttaattttgatttattaataAACAATATAAAATCAAGTATTTAATATATTTGTCTCTTTGAATTATCATTCACATGTGGTGTAAAAGATGATTActcaattatttaataaaaaattctatttttattaagtTGCTTcataattaaatacatataaaatcaaaattaaattcattaaatAAATGACAAGATGTAGCATTATAgttaaatgaagaaaaaaaaaaaactcacccATGGCTTTCCTGTCAAGTAATCTACCATTGACATCAATAATGTGAGCATCGATGATGTTATCAGCAGCGAGGCCGTATTTACGCATCAAGAATCCATAGCCACCGCCACTGAATTGCCCACCAACTCCTACGGTGGAGCACACGGCGGCGGGAAATCCTAGGGTTTTGCTTTTTTGGCTGATTGCATAGTAAAGTTGACCAATAGTTGCACCAGCTTGGACCCATGCAGTACGGTTATCTGCGTCCACGTGGATCTGACTCAAGTTGATGAGGTCAATGATGAGGAACGGAACTTCTGAAACGTATGAGAGGCCTTCATAGTCATGGCCGCCGCTTCGAGTTCTAATCTGCATGCCATGGCGTTTCGAACATATGATTGTGGCTTGGATTTGGGATATTTCTGAGGGTGTTACGATTACAAGGGGCTTTGATGTTGTGTTCGTTTCGAATCTGAGGTTTTGAATGGAGAATTGGAGTACGGATGAGTATGATGAGTTGGATTTTGTGTAAACAAGCTTAGATGTTGATGTTGAATTATTGGAATATTGATAAAGGCATTCCACCAAGTTTTCGTTATTGTTAGTATCATCATCAAGTGTGCTTGCTGATGAACATGTTAAGGATAAAGAGAACAGAAGAACAATGAAATAACAACTTATAAATTTCATTATATTTTGTGTTGAGAATACTATTGTGTGCTTTGTATATGAGTATCAGATttatataatagtcaatactaGGTAATTTAATTTGATACGTACCCAAAAGTGTGAATgaagatttatttttttatatgatatTGAAGTTCAACACTACCTAAAAATAACATTATAATCAAAGTGTTAATATAAGAATAAAAGAgattaaaaatcaattttgatcATGCAGTGGGAGACAATTCAATCACGTAAAAGTAGACAGAtggttattttgaaaaatatatagaaTCCTCAAACTTGTTGAAAATTTGTTTAGACAAGTCTTGAACAATAAAGATATATATTTATTTCCATGGATAATATATATCTAAAGAAGCTTCAACTTAACAAACGCTACAATCAACTTATATCTCGCTCACACGCAAACTACTTGTTTAGACTTTAGACAAGTCGTGTAATTGAATATGTATGACTAACTGGTATGTTTACTGAGGCTTATCACTTTTGATGGAGCTTATCACTTTTGAAATTTGAAGGCAGGATCTACCTCAGATAGGACTACAACAAAGTATAGTTCATAGTTGTTTGTCTCTATTCAGTATTCAGGATTCCATTATTTAGTGTAAACTTCTCGGAATTATTGTAGTATTGCCCAGTCAAATTCTTCTACGTGTGAAAGTCAACTATGCTGATTGACATCCTGGAATAAAATTCAACCAATAAATAAATATCGTGCGTTGAATTTGAATTTAGTGTAATTGTGTCTTTTTAAATCAAAATCCTTCAGTCGGTTTTGTGACAAATATTGTAACAATTGAAAAGTCTTTGTGTAGAGTATACATTTTGTTtcttaagattttgaaaaattttaaaaatattttttatgtttattttaatttcatcttTAATGTTTTAATCTTTAAAGTTTTTTTAAAATCAACATATAGTCTATATTGTTGAGGCGATACAAGACATGTCTTTTTTGTTCTTTTATAATTTACATTTTCAAAAAAGAAACATCCGAAGTTTTAAAACATTTAGAACTCTAGAGCATCTATGATTCACATATGAGATAGTCTTTCTTATATTTACATTTAAAACGTTTATAATAGCAAATTCAATATGAGATTGTCTGTCTAATATGATTCACACATCCCATGTGCACTTATCAATTATACTGAGCAACATAATGGCAATAAGTTTTCTCTGTTTTAGACCTTCCAACCTAACAAATTGCATATAATTGTTAGTAATTGTTCATAATTATCTTAAGCTTTTCCTATCTTTCTTCTAAGTAGGAGTTTATGCGCCCTCAAAATTGTTGAAGCAAGCCGGATCACAATGTTTATCCAGAATCATCACCAACTTGTAAGTAATGATTATCTGCATAACCATTTTATGATCACGGCTAAGAAGCTAATTTGGGATTTCAATTAAGAGTTAGCACTGCCAGAATATTCCCAAGCTCTTCCACTCATTTTGATTCAGGATAAGAAAAATTTAGGACACAGTAAacatattttttcatttttataaaTAACCATCTTGAAGCTCTCAAGGTCCTCATGCAAAATATATATTAGGCATTGAAGTAGCCTCTGAAATAATATTGTTATGGAAGAAGGACACCCTCCATACACTGATACACAGAAGCAAATGAATAAAGCAGCTTATTTGATTATATATGCTGCTGACATTCCAAGATTTTAGATCTTACATTATCTATTTGTGACTCTTTGACACGAGTGAAGGTATACTCTGTTCATACCTGAAGAAATTAAGAGGATCAACCTTGGTCTTCACATGTGCCAACCTATTGAAGTTGTTCTTGAAATACTTCTCACCCCAAACGCTAGCTTGCTTATAGCTTGTGTAGCCATTAATGTTATTGACCCCAATGTCAAGATCTCTATAGTTGACATATGCAGCTCTAGGGGACTTTGAAACAAACGGTTCCATATAGCTATATAGCCTTCTAAGCCAATGGATGTTCCTTTGTGCGGCTTCATCCCCTTCTTCCTGCCAAAAAACTAGGTAAAGAACTAAGCACAAGTTTCCAGATCTGTGTGGAAATGGAAGTTCAGACTCAGAAATCTCATCCATTCTGCCCCCAAAAGGAAACAATTGCATAAATACACCTTTGCCCTCATCTTCATTGAACAGTGACCATATTCCGTCTAACCCATCTTCAGGAATGGGATGTCTCAAATAGTCAGATTTTGCTTTATAATTAGTTTGCACTGAAGTTGGATTTCTTTGCAGCAAATAACTAAGGGATCGAGCAACTCTAATCATGAAGACAACCGATTCGATCCAGCTCATCTCGGTATAATCTTCCTTGACCAAACCCAATTCTGGGAAGCTTTCTTGCATCAGGGGAATGAGTTGATCCTTACCTCCAAGAAACACGGCTTCAAATGTGGCTTGTGTTGTTAACTCTCCCTTTTTACTTGAATTCACCCTTTGCAATATGAGATTAATGGTTATGTCCTCATGAATTTTACTTGCCACAAGCTGCCACTTAAGAATAAGCTTAGTTGCATTCTGTTCTAATGTTCTTTTAAC contains the following coding sequences:
- the LOC107631532 gene encoding berberine bridge enzyme-like 26 yields the protein MTRSVVNLVLLSAIIFISIFSASSSGSASHESFLQCFQSGLGVNSNTSSGIVFTKTSSSYEPILDASIRNSRFLATSVPKPNFIVTPHNLFHIQLALRCSKHSNLQVRVRSGGHDYEGLSYVSNVPFIIIDLFNLRSITINMEDETAWVQSGATLGELYYAIANRSKVHGFPAGSCATIGIGGHLSGGGFGTIFRKYGLAADNVIDAQIINVNGTILNRRAMGEDLFWAIRGGGGSSFGVITAWKIKLVQVPSTVTIFEVSRNLDDGGSEIFTKWQTVAPKLPAELFLHAVLGVSNSASRLGNKTVVFSFTGMYLGTAENLLPLMQESFAEFGLQRSNFTEMSWIQSVLYFAGFSVDHSLEVLLNRNITSSSFKTKSDYVTESISSTGLEGLWKMLVLEESQFMILTPYGGIMSEIPESATPFPHRKGMLYGIQYSVSWDSNEDATKDIKWIRTLYDYLAPYVSKLPRRAYLNYRDLDLGVNGPNTSYIEAQSWGLKYFNQNFKRLVEVKARVDPENFFQNEQSIPPL
- the LOC107631531 gene encoding tetrahydrocannabinolic acid synthase, producing the protein MKDPRPHLTVFIIVLLFSFVSCVSHTEEDFLQCLQLHNSASIFKLVYTKTNSSYSSILKYSVHNHRFATKTTPKPLVIVTPRHASHVQATIICARRHGLQIRTRSGGHDFEGISYTSRVPFVVIDLIKYRKIEVDIEKRTAWVQAGATIGELYYRINEKSKTLAFPAGVCPSVGVGGHFSGGGYGFLIRKYGLAADNIVDAHMIDVKGRLLDRKAMGEDLFWAIRGGGGASFGVILAWKVKLVSVPSTVTVFRVKRTLEQNATKLILKWQLVASKIHEDITINLILQRVNSSKKGELTTQATFEAVFLGGKDQLIPLMQESFPELGLVKEDYTEMSWIESVVFMIRVARSLSYLLQRNPTSVQTNYKAKSDYLRHPIPEDGLDGIWSLFNEDEGKGVFMQLFPFGGRMDEISESELPFPHRSGNLCLVLYLVFWQEEGDEAAQRNIHWLRRLYSYMEPFVSKSPRAAYVNYRDLDIGVNNINGYTSYKQASVWGEKYFKNNFNRLAHVKTKVDPLNFFRYEQSIPSLVSKSHK
- the LOC107634724 gene encoding berberine bridge enzyme-like 28, with the protein product MKFISCYFIVLLFSLSLTCSSASTLDDDTNNNENLVECLYQYSNNSTSTSKLVYTKSNSSYSSVLQFSIQNLRFETNTTSKPLVIVTPSEISQIQATIICSKRHGMQIRTRSGGHDYEGLSYVSEVPFLIIDLINLSQIHVDADNRTAWVQAGATIGQLYYAISQKSKTLGFPAAVCSTVGVGGQFSGGGYGFLMRKYGLAADNIIDAHIIDVNGRLLDRKAMGEDLFWAIRGGGGASFGVIISWKIKLVTVPSTVTVFRVARTLEQNATELVHKWHLVANKLDDNLTIRIILQRLNSSSSSNKQGSLTVQATFESMFLGTVDELIPLVQERFPELGLLKQDCSEMSWIQSVLYLGGFSSNESPQVLLNRTQSSVFYFKGKSDYVTVPIPESGLEGLWPLFYEDEAKYALMIFNPYGGRMDEIPESEIPFPHRAGNICKIQHIVYWMEEGDDVAERHMNWIRRVYSYMEPFVSKSPRAAYVNYRDLDIGVNNKNGYTSYKKASVWGLKYFKNNFNRLVHVKTKVDPLNFFRNEQSIPSLLPLGRK